One window of Lemur catta isolate mLemCat1 chromosome 3, mLemCat1.pri, whole genome shotgun sequence genomic DNA carries:
- the LOC123635040 gene encoding potassium voltage-gated channel subfamily D member 3 translates to MAAGVAAWLPFARAAAIGWMPVANCPMPLAPADKNKRQDELIVLNVSGRRFQTWRTTLERYPDTLLGSTEKEFFFNEDTKEYFFDRDPEVFRCVLNFYRTGKLHYPRYECISAYDDELAFYGILPEIIGDCCYEEYKDRKRENAERLMDDNDSENNQESMPSLSFRQTMWRAFENPHTSTLALVFYYVTGFFIAVSVITNVVETVPCGTVPGSKELPCGERYSVAFFCLDTACVMIFTVEYLLRLFAAPSRYRFIRSVMSIIDVVAIMPYYIGLVMTDNEDVSGAFVTLRVFRVFRIFKFSRHSQGLRILGYTLKSCASELGFLLFSLTMAIIIFATVMFYAEKGSSASKFTSIPASFWYTIVTMTTLG, encoded by the coding sequence ATGGCGGCCGGAGTCGCAGCCTGGCTGCCCTTCGCCCGGGCTGCGGCCATCGGGTGGATGCCGGTGGCCAACTGCCCCATGCCCCTGGCCCCGGCCGACAAGAACAAGCGGCAGGATGAACTGATCGTCCTCAACGTGAGCGGGCGGAGGTTCCAGACCTGGAGGACCACGCTGGAGCGCTACCCGGACACGCTGCTGGGCAGCACGGAGAAGGAGTTCTTCTTCAACGAGGACACCAAGGAGTACTTCTTCGACCGCGACCCGGAGGTGTTCCGCTGCGTGCTCAACTTCTACCGCACCGGCAAGCTGCACTACCCGCGCTACGAGTGCATCTCGGCCTACGACGACGAGCTGGCTTTCTACGGCATCCTGCCCGAGATCATCGGCGACTGCTGCTACGAGGAGTACAAGGACCGCAAGAGGGAGAACGCCGAGCGGCTCATGGACGACAACGACTCGGAGAACAACCAGGAGTCCATGCCCTCGCTCAGCTTCCGCCAGACCATGTGGCGGGCCTTCGAGAACCCGCACACCAGCACGCTGGCCCTGGTCTTCTACTACGTGACTGGCTTCTTCATCGCCGTCTCGGTCATCACCAACGTGGTGGAGACGGTGCCGTGCGGCACGGTCCCGGGCAGCAAGGAGCTGCCGTGCGGGGAGCGCTACTCGGTGGCCTTCTTCTGCCTGGACACGGCCTGCGTCATGATCTTCACGGTGGAGTACCTGCTCCGGCTCTTCGCCGCGCCCAGCCGCTACCGCTTCATCCGCAGCGTGATGAGCATCATCGACGTGGTGGCCATCATGCCCTACTACATCGGCCTGGTCATGACCGACAACGAGGACGTGTCCGGGGCCTTTGTCACGCTCCGCGTCTTCCGCGTCTTCCGGATTTTCAAGTTCTCGCGCCACTCCCAGGGCTTGCGGATCCTGGGCTACACACTGAAGAGCTGTGCCTCTGAACTCggctttctcctcttctccctcaccaTGGCCATCATCATCTTTGCCACTGTGATGTTTTATGCCGAGAAGGGCTCCTCGGCCAGCAAGTTCACGAGCATCCCTGCTTCTTTTTGGTACACCATTGTCACCATGACCACACTGGGGTAA